AAACAATAAGGATAAAATAATTGAGACCGATAAAAAAGCAAGATATGAGTACAATAGAAAAATTAATTATACATATTATTCAAGCTCTAAGTTTTTTAATAGCACAGTTAATGAAATGAACAAAAAAGGATTGGCTATGGGAGCTAGACAAGCTTTAGGTTTAGTGTGCGCTGAAGTTTGGTTTGAGCTAAGGAATGAATTTCCTACTATATATCAAAAGCATAAAAATTACTTTGATTTCAAATTGTTTTTAACTGATATTAAAAATAAATTTAAAAAAATATGGGAAAGAATAAAAAATCGTTTCAGTGATCTTTTTACATCTTTTAAAGATAGTTATATAGCTGGAGTCTTAGCCAGTCTTAATACAACTATTTTAAATATTTTTCTAACAACTGAAAAGATGATTGGAAAAATGATAAGAGAGTTGTGGAACAGCTTAATTGGGATTATAAAATTAATTTTCTTCAATCCTAAACGTTTGGCTCCTGGAGATTTACTTAGAGAAGCACTGAAATTATTAGCCCTAGGTGTTTCCACTTTAGCAGGAAGTATGCTAAATAGCCACCTTAATGGAATGTTGTTATTTCCCTTAGCAAACGAAATCTCCATGTTTATAAGTGCTCTGATTACAGGTATACTAAATTTAGGTTTTATTTATTTCCTTGAACATAGTGAAATAGCTAAAAAAGTATGGGAGTTTTTGAATAGCTTTAAAAGCTCAATAGAAATTGCTATAGATAAAGCTAAAGAAATTAATGCTAAGCTAGATAATTTTTTAGTTCAACTAACTAGAGTTGAGTTCAATATGAATGTTGAAGAAATTGAAAATTTCTCTGATGCATTATTAATGAGTAGCACCGAATTAGAACGTAGCCTTATTTTAGAAAAGGAGATTAAACGTCGTAATATTGGATTACCTTTTGAATCTGGAAATTCGGATAGTTTTCGTAATTTTTTAATTAATAAATGCAAAAAATAAGCACATTCCCTTGCACAGCCTGTGGCAAATGCTGTCGAAAGGTGAATTTAAGTGAGCAAACTTCTTATTTAGATCGAGGCGATGGAGTTTGTTTTCACTTTAATGAACAAACAAACCTATGTAATATTTATCAAAATAGACCTTTAGTGTGCCGTGTAGAAGAATATTACAAAATTTACCTATCCCATCTTTATGAATGGGATGAGTTTGTAGAATTAAATATTGCTATTTGTGAGAAATTGTAGTTCTCAAAAAAGTGAAAATCACAG
The nucleotide sequence above comes from Pasteurellaceae bacterium Orientalotternb1. Encoded proteins:
- a CDS encoding ATPase, with amino-acid sequence MTKDFDWRNELEKTVLNSLVTTFGLDFLLMEDKKGGDVDTIHNVKKGIYATDKEKENYKNREKYNSHAYHSDPRYIQKGREDKKDQEQGTLQDKYRGNEILENRKGIRQLDHTISGKEISNDPARILAELNGIDLANQESNLNSTHWYVNNLKRDHSVVYAIDVVFPKKVIELENSIKIQEEKVKSMPTNTLKEKKNKKLELEKLEKNKEKKKAIEQVLNNKDKIIETDKKARYEYNRKINYTYYSSSKFFNSTVNEMNKKGLAMGARQALGLVCAEVWFELRNEFPTIYQKHKNYFDFKLFLTDIKNKFKKIWERIKNRFSDLFTSFKDSYIAGVLASLNTTILNIFLTTEKMIGKMIRELWNSLIGIIKLIFFNPKRLAPGDLLREALKLLALGVSTLAGSMLNSHLNGMLLFPLANEISMFISALITGILNLGFIYFLEHSEIAKKVWEFLNSFKSSIEIAIDKAKEINAKLDNFLVQLTRVEFNMNVEEIENFSDALLMSSTELERSLILEKEIKRRNIGLPFESGNSDSFRNFLINKCKK